A single region of the Pseudorhodoplanes sp. genome encodes:
- a CDS encoding MBL fold metallo-hydrolase, protein MAKGFASTADTSDKTVSFDEIGKGLYAFTAEGDPNSGIIVGDDGVMVVDAQATPVMALEVIERVRKVTAKPIKYVLLTHYHAVRVLGASAYTNAEIIASDAARDMIAERGQQDMDSEIGRFPRLFRAVESIPGLTWPTITFPQQMSVWLGSREVRIMHIGRGHTAGDVIAYVPDSNVVFSGDLVEYHSACYCGDAHFTDWPVTLDRLAAFKANALVPGRGAALATPGKVQAGIDGTRDFLSTLYGSAKDSVAKGLTLKEAFAAAREVMDPKFSDYAIYEHCLPFNVSRAYDEAKGIAWPVIWTAERDREMWSALQG, encoded by the coding sequence ATGGCAAAGGGTTTCGCGTCGACTGCTGACACAAGCGACAAGACAGTCTCCTTCGACGAGATCGGCAAGGGGCTTTATGCCTTCACCGCGGAAGGCGATCCGAATTCCGGGATCATCGTCGGCGACGACGGAGTCATGGTCGTCGATGCACAAGCGACTCCGGTCATGGCGCTCGAGGTAATCGAGCGTGTGCGCAAGGTCACCGCCAAGCCGATCAAATACGTCCTGCTCACGCATTATCACGCCGTGCGGGTGCTTGGCGCATCGGCCTACACGAATGCCGAAATCATTGCATCCGATGCCGCGCGCGACATGATCGCTGAGCGCGGCCAGCAGGACATGGATTCCGAGATCGGCCGTTTTCCGCGTCTGTTTCGCGCGGTCGAATCCATCCCCGGCCTGACTTGGCCGACCATCACCTTTCCGCAGCAGATGTCGGTCTGGCTCGGCAGCCGCGAAGTGCGGATCATGCATATCGGCCGCGGCCACACCGCCGGCGACGTCATCGCCTATGTTCCGGATTCCAACGTCGTCTTTTCCGGCGATCTCGTCGAGTATCACTCGGCCTGCTATTGCGGCGACGCGCATTTCACCGACTGGCCGGTGACGCTGGACCGGCTTGCCGCGTTCAAGGCCAATGCGCTGGTGCCGGGGCGCGGCGCGGCGCTGGCGACCCCCGGCAAGGTCCAGGCCGGTATCGACGGTACCCGCGATTTCCTCTCCACGCTTTACGGTTCGGCGAAGGACAGCGTCGCGAAAGGCCTGACTTTGAAGGAAGCCTTCGCCGCCGCGCGCGAGGTGATGGATCCGAAATTCTCCGACTACGCGATCTACGAGCATTGCCTGCCGTTCAATGTCTCGCGCGCCTATGATGAGGCGAAAGGTATTGCATGGCCGGTCATCTGGACCGCGGAACGCGACCGCGAGATGTGGTCGGCGCTGCAGGGCTGA
- a CDS encoding DUF2783 domain-containing protein — translation MSALLTESRFKDPDAAYVALVEARRGLSDAEAAALDTRLVLILANHIGDMVVLNEAIALAKGGR, via the coding sequence ATGTCTGCGCTGCTGACCGAGTCACGTTTCAAGGATCCCGATGCGGCTTATGTCGCGCTGGTTGAGGCGCGGCGCGGTCTCTCCGATGCCGAAGCGGCGGCTCTGGATACCAGGCTCGTGCTCATCCTCGCCAACCATATCGGAGATATGGTTGTCTTGAACGAAGCGATTGCGCTCGCCAAGGGCGGACGCTGA
- a CDS encoding four-helix bundle copper-binding protein: MSAVAVRAMVKAHPDRPGHAESISRCIDACFACVEACTACADACLAEPDVDKLITCIRLNHDCAAVCAATGAIMSRTNKVGHRQLLEAQLTTCIAFCRTCAAECKRHADMHKHCSVCAKVCHDCAEACNDMLLSMRMPA, encoded by the coding sequence ATGTCAGCCGTCGCCGTTCGTGCCATGGTCAAGGCGCATCCTGACCGGCCGGGCCACGCCGAATCCATCAGCCGCTGCATCGACGCCTGTTTCGCCTGCGTGGAGGCCTGCACGGCGTGTGCCGACGCCTGCCTCGCGGAACCCGACGTGGACAAGCTGATCACCTGCATTCGCCTCAATCACGATTGCGCGGCCGTTTGCGCTGCGACGGGCGCGATCATGTCGCGCACCAACAAGGTCGGGCACCGGCAATTGCTGGAAGCCCAGCTCACCACCTGCATCGCCTTCTGCCGCACCTGCGCCGCCGAATGCAAACGGCATGCGGACATGCACAAGCATTGCTCCGTCTGCGCCAAGGTGTGTCATGACTGCGCCGAAGCCTGCAATGACATGTTGCTGTCGATGCGCATGCCGGCTTGA
- the hmgA gene encoding homogentisate 1,2-dioxygenase yields MASELDTRPRIARPAAPSLGVGKSRSTSRKKERTSALLDGYMSGFGNSFETEVLPGALPIGRNSPQKVNFGLYAEQLSGSPFTAPQASNQRSWLYRIRPTVRHTGRFKKIDKGYIRTAPEREDSDLAIGQLRWGPTPFPKKKMTFVTGIHTMTVAGDCESMSGMAAHVLLVTESMTREHFFNADGEMLIVAQQGQLRFRTEFGVIEIEPGEICIIPRGVIFRCELIDGPARAYICENYGGGFTLPDRGPIGANCLANPRDFHTPVAWYEDVEQSCTLFVKWGGELFKTQLPHSPLDVVAWHGNYAPYKYDLRHFSPVGALLFDHPDPSIFTVLTSPSETPGTANIDFVIFPERWGVAENTFRPPWYHRNIMSEFMGLVYGVYDAKPEGFVPGGMSLHNTMLPHGPDTEAFEYNSNVDLKPVKLENTLAFMFETRFRQRVTKFAAKSGTLQTDYMDCWKGLKKHFDPKRREPK; encoded by the coding sequence ATGGCAAGCGAGCTCGACACCCGTCCGCGCATCGCGCGGCCCGCCGCTCCGTCCTTGGGCGTTGGCAAATCCCGGTCGACGAGCCGGAAAAAGGAACGGACCTCCGCCCTGCTGGACGGCTACATGTCCGGGTTCGGCAACAGCTTCGAGACCGAAGTGCTGCCCGGCGCGCTGCCGATCGGACGTAACTCGCCGCAGAAGGTGAATTTCGGTCTTTATGCCGAGCAATTGTCCGGCTCGCCGTTCACGGCGCCGCAGGCGTCGAACCAGCGCTCCTGGCTGTATCGCATCCGTCCGACGGTGCGTCATACCGGACGCTTCAAGAAGATCGACAAAGGCTATATCCGCACCGCGCCAGAGCGCGAGGACTCCGATCTCGCCATCGGCCAGTTGCGCTGGGGGCCGACCCCGTTCCCGAAGAAGAAAATGACTTTCGTCACCGGCATTCACACGATGACGGTTGCCGGCGATTGCGAATCCATGTCCGGCATGGCTGCGCATGTGCTGCTCGTCACCGAATCGATGACGCGCGAACATTTCTTCAATGCCGACGGCGAAATGCTGATCGTCGCGCAGCAGGGGCAGTTGCGCTTTCGCACCGAATTCGGCGTGATCGAGATCGAGCCCGGCGAGATCTGCATTATTCCGCGCGGCGTCATCTTCCGCTGCGAACTGATCGACGGACCGGCGCGCGCCTATATCTGCGAAAATTACGGCGGCGGCTTCACGCTGCCGGATCGTGGGCCGATCGGCGCCAATTGTCTCGCCAATCCGCGCGACTTCCACACGCCGGTTGCCTGGTACGAGGATGTCGAGCAATCCTGCACGCTGTTCGTGAAGTGGGGCGGCGAGCTGTTCAAGACGCAGCTTCCACATTCGCCGCTCGATGTCGTCGCCTGGCACGGCAATTACGCGCCCTACAAATACGATCTGCGGCATTTCTCGCCGGTCGGCGCGTTGCTGTTCGATCACCCCGATCCATCGATTTTCACGGTGCTGACCTCTCCGTCGGAGACGCCGGGGACGGCGAATATCGACTTCGTGATTTTCCCGGAGCGCTGGGGCGTCGCCGAGAACACGTTCCGCCCGCCCTGGTATCACCGCAACATCATGTCGGAATTCATGGGCCTTGTGTACGGCGTCTATGACGCCAAGCCGGAAGGCTTCGTCCCCGGAGGCATGAGCCTGCACAACACCATGTTGCCGCATGGGCCGGACACCGAGGCCTTCGAGTACAACAGCAATGTCGACCTCAAACCGGTGAAGCTCGAGAACACGCTTGCCTTCATGTTCGAGACGCGGTTCCGTCAGCGGGTGACGAAATTCGCCGCCAAGTCCGGCACCCTGCAGACCGACTACATGGATTGCTGGAAGGGCTTGAAGAAACACTTCGATCCGAAGCGGCGCGAGCCGAAGTAG
- a CDS encoding ATP-binding protein, whose amino-acid sequence MKKAAAEDIITSRDMADAVRPLRLLVVASLLFPIVIFAIAAWIGYRQQFEEATVRLERTLDVVYEHATKVFETFDLAARYTDEIVNLPDSDIRGREREFSQRLRILTNSMPQLLDIWVIGADGKLLVSGTVFPMPDLDLSNREYFSVLKKNSNLLIYVSELLDSRVQDLRFFAYNKRRTTRDGAPGFNGLTTISARPDYFSRFYATLPRHDVDVVQLIRADGALLTRFPAIAQIPKHLPEESDLVPTMKADNSGLIQTVSPLDGKERIYAYRRLANIDVFAMVGLDRETVITDWLMNMSRYLIFGVPATIALFILSLIALRRTRNAALALARLKQEVARRERTELALRQSQKMEAVGRLTGGIAHDFNNLLTAILGNVDLALRRAPENDERLKRTLNSARLASQRAATLIQRLLAYSRQHPLEVKSVDLNRLVQGMSELLRRSIGESITVETVLAGGLWRTAIDPNQLENAILNLAINARDAMPDGGRLTIETANTYLDEAYSAAQGGEVEPGQYVMLALTDSGTGMTKEIVDRAFEPFFTTKPTGVGTGLGLSMVYGFIKQSGGHIKIYSEIDEGTTIKLYLPRLMDETNVEPWLPPEAEQTDAPADDLRETILLVEDDEEVNRFATEVLREEGYNVISTHEGSSALRLFDANPHIKMLFTDVVLPGGMNGRQIADEARRRRPDLKVLFATGYTRNAIIHQGRLDADVDLLTKPFTPDDLIKKVRQILDTDSKDPIARASAIIEKIMEAPQNSDDGA is encoded by the coding sequence ATGAAAAAAGCCGCCGCGGAGGATATCATCACTTCGCGCGACATGGCGGATGCGGTGCGGCCGCTGCGGCTTCTGGTCGTCGCGTCGCTGCTGTTTCCGATCGTCATTTTTGCGATCGCCGCCTGGATCGGCTACCGGCAGCAATTCGAGGAGGCCACGGTCCGGCTCGAGCGCACGCTTGATGTCGTCTACGAACACGCAACCAAGGTCTTCGAAACCTTCGATCTGGCCGCGCGCTATACCGACGAAATCGTCAATCTACCGGATTCGGATATCCGAGGCCGCGAGCGTGAATTCAGCCAGCGTCTGCGCATTCTGACCAATTCGATGCCGCAACTTCTCGACATCTGGGTGATTGGCGCGGACGGCAAGCTGCTGGTCTCGGGCACCGTCTTTCCAATGCCCGATCTCGACCTCAGCAATCGCGAATATTTTTCCGTGCTGAAAAAGAATTCCAATCTCCTCATCTATGTCAGCGAGCTATTGGATTCGCGTGTTCAGGACCTGCGTTTCTTCGCCTACAACAAGCGCCGGACAACACGGGACGGGGCGCCCGGCTTCAACGGCCTGACGACGATTTCAGCGAGACCGGACTATTTTTCGCGATTCTATGCCACACTGCCGCGACACGACGTCGATGTCGTGCAACTGATCCGCGCCGACGGCGCCTTGCTAACGCGGTTTCCCGCCATCGCGCAAATTCCAAAACACCTGCCCGAAGAAAGCGACCTGGTTCCGACAATGAAGGCCGACAATTCCGGACTGATCCAGACGGTCTCGCCGCTCGACGGCAAAGAGCGCATTTACGCCTATCGCCGACTGGCCAATATCGATGTCTTTGCCATGGTCGGCCTTGACCGCGAAACGGTCATCACCGACTGGCTCATGAATATGTCGCGCTATCTGATCTTCGGAGTGCCGGCGACGATCGCGCTCTTTATCCTCTCGCTCATCGCTCTGCGCCGCACGCGCAACGCGGCGCTCGCCTTGGCGCGGCTGAAGCAAGAGGTGGCGCGGCGCGAACGAACCGAATTGGCGCTGCGGCAATCGCAGAAGATGGAAGCGGTCGGCCGTTTGACCGGCGGCATCGCGCATGATTTCAACAATCTGCTCACCGCCATTCTGGGCAATGTCGATTTGGCGCTGCGGCGAGCGCCCGAAAATGATGAGCGGCTGAAACGCACGCTGAATTCCGCGCGGCTGGCTTCGCAACGCGCGGCAACGCTGATCCAGCGCCTCCTCGCCTATTCACGTCAGCATCCGCTGGAGGTCAAATCAGTCGATCTCAATCGCCTTGTCCAGGGCATGTCGGAATTGCTGCGCCGCTCGATCGGCGAGAGCATCACCGTCGAGACAGTGCTGGCCGGCGGATTGTGGAGGACCGCGATTGATCCGAACCAGCTGGAAAACGCCATTCTCAATCTCGCGATCAATGCCCGCGATGCGATGCCAGACGGCGGTCGGCTGACCATCGAAACCGCCAATACCTATCTCGATGAAGCCTATTCCGCGGCGCAGGGCGGCGAGGTCGAACCCGGTCAATACGTCATGCTGGCGCTGACAGATTCCGGCACCGGCATGACCAAGGAGATCGTCGACCGTGCGTTCGAGCCGTTTTTCACGACAAAGCCGACCGGCGTGGGAACGGGCCTCGGCCTCAGCATGGTCTACGGCTTCATCAAGCAATCAGGCGGTCACATTAAAATCTACAGCGAAATCGACGAAGGCACGACGATCAAGCTTTATCTCCCACGCCTGATGGATGAGACGAATGTCGAGCCGTGGCTGCCGCCCGAAGCCGAGCAGACGGACGCGCCCGCCGACGACCTTAGGGAGACCATCCTTCTCGTCGAGGACGACGAGGAAGTGAATCGCTTCGCCACCGAAGTGCTGCGAGAAGAAGGCTATAACGTGATCTCGACGCATGAGGGCTCAAGCGCGCTCAGGCTGTTCGATGCCAATCCGCATATCAAAATGCTGTTCACCGACGTCGTGTTGCCCGGCGGCATGAACGGCCGTCAGATCGCCGACGAGGCGCGCCGGCGGCGGCCCGACCTGAAGGTCCTGTTCGCCACCGGCTATACCCGCAATGCCATTATTCATCAGGGCCGGCTCGACGCCGATGTCGATCTCTTGACCAAGCCGTTCACCCCCGATGACCTGATCAAGAAGGTGCGCCAGATTCTTGATACGGATTCGAAGGATCCGATCGCGCGCGCCAGCGCGATCATTGAGAAGATCATGGAGGCGCCGCAAAATTCCGATGATGGCGCTTGA
- a CDS encoding alpha/beta hydrolase: protein MSTTTRADVSAIGGDPTLTVVTTRNPVRSARSSPWFGSERASASQARVQLAAPRESAFAAVGLGDWGITSVEAIPVGTGLARGSGRKDVLIYVHGFNQTFETAALDAARLSDSIKFRGETMLFSWPSKARLSDYIYDRESALWSRDAFESMVDHLIADPQVGRINIVAHSMGTMLTVEVLRQLYDRRGRAVVDRLGAVVLAAPDIDIDSFSASVNRIGPLKDRITVLVASNDRALDIMRQLAGGVTRVGTVEAERLQALGLRVIDASKVAVGSINHDLFLSHAGVRAEIRRAIDQAAPSYTGTQPLN from the coding sequence TTGTCCACCACCACACGTGCGGATGTCTCAGCCATCGGCGGCGATCCGACGCTGACGGTGGTCACCACGCGCAACCCGGTCAGGAGTGCGCGTAGTTCTCCCTGGTTCGGCTCGGAGCGCGCCAGCGCGAGCCAGGCGCGCGTTCAACTGGCGGCTCCGCGGGAAAGTGCTTTTGCGGCCGTCGGCCTTGGCGACTGGGGCATCACCTCGGTGGAAGCCATTCCGGTCGGCACCGGGCTCGCGCGCGGCTCCGGCCGCAAGGACGTGCTGATCTATGTGCACGGTTTCAACCAGACCTTCGAGACCGCGGCGCTCGATGCGGCGCGGCTCTCCGACAGCATCAAGTTCCGCGGCGAAACTATGCTGTTTTCCTGGCCGTCGAAGGCGCGGTTATCGGACTACATCTACGACCGCGAAAGCGCGCTATGGTCGCGCGACGCTTTTGAAAGCATGGTGGATCATCTGATCGCCGACCCGCAGGTCGGCAGGATCAACATTGTCGCCCATTCGATGGGAACTATGTTGACGGTGGAAGTCTTGCGCCAGCTTTACGACCGGCGCGGCCGCGCCGTCGTTGATCGCCTCGGCGCCGTTGTGCTGGCGGCGCCTGACATCGATATCGACAGCTTTTCGGCTTCGGTGAATCGTATCGGTCCGCTGAAGGACAGGATCACCGTGCTGGTCGCCTCGAATGATCGCGCGCTCGATATCATGAGGCAGCTTGCCGGCGGTGTGACACGGGTCGGCACCGTCGAGGCGGAGAGGCTTCAGGCGCTGGGGCTGCGCGTCATCGACGCGTCGAAAGTGGCTGTCGGCAGTATTAATCATGATCTCTTTCTGTCGCATGCCGGCGTCCGTGCGGAAATTCGCCGGGCCATCGACCAGGCGGCGCCGTCCTATACCGGCACGCAGCCGCTGAACTAG
- a CDS encoding DEAD/DEAH box helicase encodes MTSFTELGLATPITRALSEERYETPTPIQAQTIPHVMAGRDVVGIAQTGTGKTAAFALPILNHLAHHKKRAERRTCRVLVLSPTRELSGQIVDSFRTYGRHLRLQVALAIGGVPINRQRSALANGADILVATPGRLLDLVQGGALRLDHVDILVLDEADRMLDMGFIHDIRKIIKQVPVQRQTLFFSATMPKEIEELARHMLRDPARVAVTPVASTAERIAQRVVHVEKAGKLALLAETLRTENIDRAIVFTRTKHGADKVVRQLEQRGIASAAIHGNKSQNQRDRALTDFRNGRVRTLIATDIAARGIDVDGISHVINYDLPNVPESYVHRIGRTARAGAEGVAISFCDGEERAYLRDIEKLIRMRVPATDRNGQAAPEAQPLPQEQRARRPHNGGKHHGKPHGARTGDQNGAHKKRRRRPGGNGGRPAETQGQRPIHNGEISSVAFMRDRRDKGRKDTRNLGGTV; translated from the coding sequence TTGACGTCTTTTACCGAACTCGGCCTTGCAACGCCGATCACCCGCGCTCTCAGCGAAGAGCGTTATGAAACACCGACGCCGATCCAGGCGCAAACCATTCCCCACGTCATGGCCGGCCGCGATGTGGTCGGCATTGCCCAAACGGGCACCGGCAAGACCGCAGCTTTCGCGCTGCCGATCCTCAACCACCTTGCCCATCACAAGAAGCGCGCCGAGCGGCGCACCTGTCGCGTTTTGGTGCTGAGCCCGACCCGCGAATTGTCGGGCCAGATCGTCGACAGCTTTCGCACCTATGGGCGGCACCTGCGCCTGCAAGTTGCACTAGCCATCGGGGGCGTTCCGATCAATCGCCAGCGCAGCGCACTTGCCAATGGCGCCGATATTCTGGTCGCAACGCCCGGCCGCCTGCTGGATCTTGTGCAGGGCGGCGCACTGCGGCTCGACCATGTCGATATTCTCGTGCTCGACGAAGCCGACCGCATGCTCGACATGGGCTTCATCCATGACATCCGCAAAATCATCAAACAGGTCCCGGTGCAACGGCAGACACTGTTTTTCTCGGCCACCATGCCGAAGGAGATCGAGGAACTGGCGCGGCACATGCTGCGCGACCCGGCGCGCGTCGCGGTGACGCCGGTCGCCTCCACCGCAGAGCGCATCGCTCAGCGAGTCGTGCATGTGGAGAAAGCCGGCAAGCTGGCCTTGCTGGCTGAAACGCTGAGGACGGAGAACATCGATCGCGCGATCGTCTTCACCCGGACCAAACACGGCGCCGACAAGGTGGTGCGTCAACTCGAGCAGCGCGGCATTGCCTCAGCCGCAATCCACGGCAACAAGTCGCAGAACCAGCGCGACCGCGCCCTCACCGACTTCCGCAACGGCCGTGTGCGGACGCTGATCGCAACCGACATCGCGGCGCGCGGAATTGACGTGGACGGGATCAGCCATGTCATCAATTATGATCTTCCGAATGTGCCGGAGAGTTACGTGCATCGCATTGGGCGCACGGCGCGCGCGGGCGCGGAGGGCGTCGCTATCTCGTTCTGCGATGGCGAGGAGCGTGCCTATCTGCGTGACATCGAGAAGCTGATCCGTATGCGCGTTCCGGCGACCGACAGAAACGGTCAGGCCGCGCCGGAGGCGCAGCCGCTGCCGCAAGAGCAGCGCGCCCGCCGCCCGCACAATGGCGGCAAACACCATGGCAAGCCGCACGGCGCCAGGACTGGCGACCAGAACGGCGCGCATAAGAAGCGCCGCCGCCGGCCCGGCGGCAATGGCGGACGCCCAGCGGAGACGCAGGGCCAACGTCCCATCCACAATGGCGAAATCTCGTCAGTTGCCTTCATGCGGGACCGGCGCGACAAGGGGCGCAAAGACACCCGCAACTTGGGCGGCACCGTCTAA
- a CDS encoding FAD-dependent oxidoreductase, giving the protein MASTASSERRTIYHYSYRRSRDQDATAPARHTVVVVGAGPVGLTAAIDLALRGVPVVLLDDSDKIGEGSRGICYAKRTLEILDRLGVGEDLVKQGVTWKLGKVFLGNDLVYSFDLLPEDGHKMPAFINLQQYYLEKALVDRALRLTNIDLRWRNRVVGLERRNDDVRLTIETPDGTYQVDADWVIAADGARSTIRDLMGLGFKGVTFEDKFLIADIRMTADFPTERRFWFDPPFHSGQSALMHRQPDNVWRIDLQLGPDADVEAEQKPERVIPRLKKMLGDREFELEWVSIYRFNCRRLDRFVHGRVIFAGDSAHQVSPFGARGANSGVQDAENLAWKLASVLKGEGDLRLLQSYETERTQAADENIGHSTRSTDFIAPHSPAEHALRNAVLALAPRCDFARRMVNSGRLSVATVYDTPLSTPDEQPFAGAARLGAPVPDAEVQKPDGTPCHLVAQLSNEFELLYVRDGTTPSLPAGVKLTVIGEDLKDSRGYFTQRFDATPGASYLLRPDQHLCARWRSYDPGKVGAARARALGH; this is encoded by the coding sequence ATGGCGTCAACCGCCTCCAGCGAACGCAGGACGATCTATCACTACAGCTATCGCCGCTCGCGCGATCAGGACGCGACGGCGCCTGCGCGCCATACGGTTGTCGTGGTCGGCGCCGGCCCGGTCGGGTTGACGGCGGCGATTGATCTGGCCCTGCGCGGCGTGCCGGTGGTGCTGCTCGACGATTCCGACAAGATCGGAGAAGGCTCGCGCGGCATCTGCTACGCCAAGCGTACGCTGGAGATACTTGACCGTCTCGGCGTCGGCGAGGATCTCGTCAAACAGGGCGTGACCTGGAAACTTGGAAAGGTCTTCCTCGGCAACGACCTTGTTTATTCCTTCGACCTTCTCCCGGAAGACGGGCACAAGATGCCGGCCTTCATCAATCTGCAGCAATATTATCTTGAGAAGGCGCTGGTTGACCGCGCGCTACGACTGACCAACATTGATCTGCGCTGGCGCAACAGGGTCGTCGGGCTGGAGCGCCGCAATGACGATGTTCGTCTGACCATCGAGACGCCGGATGGCACATATCAAGTCGACGCCGACTGGGTGATCGCGGCCGACGGCGCGCGCTCGACCATCCGCGACCTGATGGGGCTGGGATTTAAGGGCGTCACGTTCGAGGACAAGTTCCTCATCGCCGACATTCGCATGACGGCGGATTTTCCGACCGAGCGGCGCTTCTGGTTCGATCCCCCGTTCCATTCCGGGCAGTCGGCGCTGATGCACCGCCAGCCCGACAATGTCTGGCGCATCGACCTGCAGCTTGGCCCGGATGCCGATGTCGAGGCCGAGCAGAAGCCGGAACGCGTCATCCCGCGCCTGAAGAAGATGCTGGGCGACCGCGAATTCGAACTGGAATGGGTGTCGATCTATCGCTTCAATTGCCGCCGGCTGGACCGCTTCGTGCACGGCCGGGTTATTTTCGCAGGCGACAGCGCGCATCAGGTGTCGCCTTTTGGAGCGCGCGGCGCCAATTCCGGCGTGCAGGATGCGGAGAATCTGGCCTGGAAGCTGGCGTCGGTTCTGAAGGGCGAGGGCGATTTACGCCTCCTCCAGAGCTATGAAACAGAACGCACCCAGGCGGCGGACGAGAACATCGGTCATTCCACGCGCTCGACCGATTTCATCGCGCCGCATTCGCCGGCCGAACACGCATTGCGCAACGCCGTGCTGGCCCTTGCGCCGCGCTGCGACTTCGCACGCCGCATGGTCAATTCCGGGCGCCTCTCCGTTGCGACTGTCTACGACACGCCGCTGTCGACACCGGACGAGCAGCCCTTTGCGGGAGCGGCCCGGCTCGGCGCGCCGGTGCCGGATGCGGAAGTGCAAAAGCCGGACGGAACGCCGTGTCATCTGGTGGCGCAACTCTCGAACGAGTTCGAATTGCTTTATGTCCGCGATGGCACGACGCCGTCGCTGCCCGCGGGCGTCAAGCTGACGGTGATCGGCGAGGATTTGAAGGATTCACGTGGCTATTTCACGCAGCGCTTCGATGCGACGCCCGGCGCGAGCTATCTGCTGCGCCCCGATCAGCATTTGTGCGCGCGCTGGCGCAGCTATGATCCGGGGAAAGTGGGGGCGGCGCGCGCTCGCGCGCTCGGGCACTAG
- a CDS encoding DoxX family protein: MGERPRLLVPAFGGFYRAVASVTELLIRLVAGLSLVAHGIPKFLAMAQTAEYFEKTGYGPGMFWAVAVGLTEVVGGLCLAVGFLTRLVSVPILIFLITAITYHSQFGFYWNLRGFEYPLFWSIVVFHFLIHGGGRWSVDHWLGREI; this comes from the coding sequence ATGGGCGAACGACCCCGTCTTCTTGTTCCGGCGTTCGGCGGATTTTACCGCGCGGTCGCGTCGGTCACCGAACTTTTGATCCGTCTTGTCGCCGGGTTGTCGCTCGTGGCGCACGGCATTCCGAAATTTCTCGCCATGGCGCAGACGGCTGAGTATTTCGAGAAGACCGGTTATGGCCCCGGCATGTTCTGGGCGGTGGCGGTCGGATTGACGGAAGTCGTCGGCGGTCTGTGTCTGGCGGTGGGGTTCCTGACTCGCCTTGTGTCCGTCCCGATCCTGATTTTTCTGATCACCGCGATCACCTATCACTCGCAGTTCGGGTTCTACTGGAATCTTCGCGGCTTTGAATATCCGCTATTCTGGTCCATCGTGGTGTTTCATTTCCTGATCCATGGCGGCGGAAGATGGTCGGTCGACCATTGGCTCGGCCGCGAAATATGA
- a CDS encoding fumarylacetoacetate hydrolase family protein: MKLASLKDGRDGRLVVVSRDLSRCADASAVAPTLQVALDNWDAVMPRLTEIADTLEAGRGVHLPFDPATCASPLPRAYQWVDGSAYVNHVALVRKARGVEVPESFWTDPLMYQGGSDIFLGPRDPIVVEDEAWGIDLEAEVVVILGDVPMGASREQAAKAIRLIMLVNDVTLRNLTGPELAKGFGFLQSKPSSAFTPVAVTPDELGKAWDGAKVDLPLLSFINAKPFGKPVCSVDMTFDFPTLIAHAAKTRALGAGTILGAGTVSNRDADGGPGKPIAEGGLGYSCLAEQRTVETIRSGKPSTSFLKFGDRVRIEMLDREGRSIFGAIDQEVVHYREK, from the coding sequence ATGAAGCTTGCATCCTTGAAGGATGGCCGCGACGGCCGCCTTGTCGTCGTTTCGCGTGACTTGTCGCGTTGTGCGGACGCCTCTGCGGTGGCGCCGACCTTGCAGGTCGCGCTCGACAATTGGGATGCGGTGATGCCGCGTCTGACCGAAATTGCCGACACCCTGGAAGCCGGGCGGGGTGTGCATCTTCCGTTTGATCCGGCGACATGCGCTTCGCCTTTGCCGCGGGCTTATCAATGGGTCGACGGCTCTGCCTATGTGAACCATGTCGCATTAGTGCGGAAGGCGCGGGGCGTCGAGGTGCCAGAAAGCTTCTGGACCGATCCGCTGATGTATCAGGGCGGCTCGGATATTTTTCTCGGGCCGCGCGATCCGATCGTCGTGGAGGATGAGGCATGGGGCATCGATCTGGAAGCGGAAGTCGTTGTGATTCTCGGTGACGTACCGATGGGCGCGAGCCGTGAACAGGCGGCGAAAGCCATTCGTCTGATCATGCTGGTCAACGACGTGACTCTGCGCAATCTGACCGGTCCGGAACTGGCGAAAGGCTTCGGCTTCCTGCAATCGAAACCGTCCTCCGCCTTCACGCCGGTGGCCGTCACACCCGACGAATTGGGCAAGGCGTGGGACGGCGCCAAGGTCGATCTGCCGCTGCTCAGCTTCATCAACGCCAAGCCGTTTGGAAAGCCGGTCTGCTCGGTCGATATGACCTTCGATTTTCCGACCCTGATCGCGCATGCCGCGAAGACGCGGGCGCTCGGCGCCGGCACCATTCTTGGCGCCGGTACGGTGTCCAACCGCGACGCCGATGGCGGGCCGGGCAAACCGATCGCGGAAGGCGGGCTCGGCTATTCCTGCCTCGCGGAACAACGGACCGTGGAGACCATCCGCAGCGGAAAGCCGTCGACGTCGTTTCTGAAATTCGGCGACCGCGTGCGGATCGAAATGCTGGATCGGGAGGGGCGATCGATCTTCGGCGCGATCGATCAGGAAGTTGTACACTATCGCGAAAAATAA